In Carnobacterium sp. CP1, the following are encoded in one genomic region:
- a CDS encoding DUF1189 family protein: MKTDQFPLNYFKSIWTPKGSFKGRHQLNWFQLIVVLFFVNGLLMIPVALNYVKMDHYPIEGSYPHAFGLIDESVVSELNQAAVTAGTLQIDNEVEWITDNGIVSVNVSDSAVQQSLKAENALVFSENGFYLKDGDLPVSKIQYTKDFDLSNATSVQKLKAALSRQWFVQNRLYVVGSLMLLVFSILLISTIFIVFGSAVFLYLTKKSSFSSIKTYKESVNIIENAIGLPTLVALISAVVQFDVVVMLTIQSLGLVLMILMIFYQTRFNDKTIPNKGFGNLGGKMND; the protein is encoded by the coding sequence ATGAAAACAGATCAGTTCCCATTAAACTATTTTAAAAGCATTTGGACACCTAAAGGTTCATTCAAAGGGCGCCATCAATTGAATTGGTTTCAACTCATTGTTGTTTTGTTCTTTGTGAACGGCTTATTGATGATTCCAGTCGCGTTAAATTATGTGAAAATGGATCATTACCCAATTGAAGGGAGCTATCCTCATGCTTTTGGTTTGATAGATGAATCAGTTGTTTCTGAATTAAACCAAGCCGCTGTTACAGCTGGAACGCTGCAAATTGACAATGAAGTTGAGTGGATAACGGATAATGGAATAGTTAGTGTGAACGTGTCTGATTCAGCAGTTCAACAATCCTTGAAAGCGGAAAATGCTCTTGTTTTTTCCGAAAATGGATTCTATCTAAAAGACGGTGATCTGCCAGTTTCGAAAATCCAATACACCAAGGATTTTGATTTGAGCAATGCAACTTCCGTTCAAAAATTAAAAGCAGCCCTTTCACGGCAGTGGTTTGTTCAGAATCGCCTGTATGTCGTGGGTTCTTTGATGCTGTTGGTGTTCAGTATTTTACTTATCAGTACCATTTTTATTGTCTTTGGTTCGGCTGTGTTCTTGTATCTAACGAAAAAAAGTTCTTTCTCATCCATTAAGACGTATAAAGAATCGGTGAATATAATTGAAAATGCGATAGGCTTGCCGACTTTAGTGGCTTTAATATCTGCAGTTGTCCAGTTTGATGTGGTGGTTATGCTCACGATTCAATCGCTTGGACTCGTTTTAATGATTTTAATGATTTTTTACCAGACCCGTTTTAATGATAAGACAATACCAAATAAAGGATTTGGCAACTTGGGAGGAAAAATGAATGATTAA
- a CDS encoding sugar ABC transporter permease, translating to MKSQKTSRILNQFFTYFFMIALSIIIIYPLLITASSAFKSGNITAFALDFNAEWTLNNFRRLFTETLYGTWYKNTLIVAVSTMIVQVALITLAGYAYSRYNFMGRKKSLMFFLVIQMVPTMAALTAFYVMALLLGALDQFWFLSMLYIGGGIPMNTWLMKGYFDTVPKELDESAKLDGAGHFRIFWQIVLPLVRPMIAVQALWAFMTPFGDYMLARFLLRSPEKITVAVGLQTFISNPQNQKVSLFAAGAILIAVPISVLFFMLQKNFVTGLTSGGTKG from the coding sequence ATGAAATCTCAAAAAACTTCCAGAATCTTAAATCAATTTTTTACTTACTTCTTTATGATCGCATTGTCGATCATCATTATTTATCCTTTACTAATTACAGCCAGTTCAGCTTTCAAATCAGGCAATATCACGGCTTTTGCACTTGACTTTAACGCTGAATGGACATTGAATAACTTCAGACGTTTATTTACAGAAACGCTTTATGGCACGTGGTATAAAAATACGTTGATCGTCGCTGTTTCAACAATGATCGTTCAAGTTGCTTTAATTACTTTAGCGGGTTATGCCTATAGCCGCTACAATTTTATGGGCCGTAAAAAAAGCTTGATGTTTTTCTTGGTGATTCAAATGGTTCCAACAATGGCTGCTTTGACTGCTTTTTATGTTATGGCCTTGCTGTTGGGCGCACTAGACCAGTTCTGGTTCTTATCTATGCTGTACATCGGCGGCGGTATTCCAATGAATACATGGCTGATGAAAGGGTACTTTGATACGGTTCCGAAAGAATTGGATGAATCTGCTAAGTTGGATGGAGCGGGACATTTCCGAATTTTCTGGCAAATCGTTTTACCATTGGTTCGTCCCATGATAGCCGTTCAAGCACTATGGGCTTTCATGACACCATTTGGCGATTATATGCTAGCTCGTTTTTTACTCAGAAGTCCAGAAAAAATCACTGTAGCAGTAGGATTGCAGACATTTATCAGCAACCCGCAAAACCAAAAAGTTTCTTTATTTGCGGCAGGTGCGATTTTGATTGCGGTTCCGATATCCGTTTTATTCTTCATGTTGCAAAAAAACTTTGTAACGGGCTTAACCTCTGGAGGAACAAAAGGATAA
- a CDS encoding sugar ABC transporter permease, with protein sequence MSKQTQPQQVKNEKKAMLYSIIPGMGQFYNGQRFKGIVFLSIFLLSIYEMIIFGANAIKGLITLGSTPIEDHSLFIMIGGTLQLILIVIFLAFYALNIYDAKRVAHRWNKDLKVNTSAKTVLYNVYDNGFPYLLIVPAYLMMAFTIIFPVLVTLFMAFTNYDFYHIPPANLIDWVGIKNFTNILFLSSYRDAFTSVFSWTVIWTLCATTLQITLGIFTAVISNQAFIKGKRFFGVIFLLPWAVPAFITILSFSNMFNDSIGAINTQVLPLINQLPFVEIGQIAWKTSALWSKVAIIMIQGWLGFPYVYVMTTSILQSIPEDLYEAAKIDGASAIQRFKEITLPMIFMVAAPTFITQYTGNFNNFSMIYLFNDGGPGSVGGGAGATDILISWIYKLTTGTSPQYSMAAAITLIISTLVIAVSLLVFRKTKAFNMEDA encoded by the coding sequence ATGTCTAAACAGACACAACCTCAACAGGTAAAAAACGAAAAAAAAGCCATGTTGTATTCCATTATTCCTGGCATGGGTCAATTTTATAATGGACAAAGGTTTAAAGGAATCGTATTCTTAAGTATTTTTCTTCTGTCTATTTATGAAATGATTATTTTTGGTGCCAATGCTATCAAAGGGTTGATTACATTGGGAAGCACTCCTATTGAAGATCACTCTTTGTTTATTATGATTGGCGGGACCCTGCAACTGATTCTGATAGTTATCTTTTTAGCTTTTTATGCTTTAAATATTTACGATGCAAAAAGAGTAGCACACCGTTGGAATAAGGACTTAAAAGTCAACACTTCTGCCAAAACGGTTTTATACAATGTTTACGATAATGGTTTTCCATATCTATTGATCGTACCCGCTTATCTAATGATGGCTTTTACGATCATCTTCCCCGTTTTAGTGACCTTATTTATGGCTTTTACCAACTACGATTTCTATCATATCCCGCCAGCAAATTTAATTGACTGGGTCGGCATCAAAAACTTTACCAACATCTTATTTTTGAGTTCTTATCGTGATGCCTTCACTTCAGTTTTCAGTTGGACGGTCATTTGGACACTTTGTGCGACAACACTGCAAATCACATTAGGGATTTTTACCGCAGTTATCAGCAACCAAGCATTTATTAAAGGCAAACGCTTCTTTGGGGTCATTTTCTTATTGCCATGGGCAGTACCGGCATTTATCACTATTTTGTCATTTTCGAATATGTTTAATGACAGTATCGGTGCTATTAATACTCAAGTGTTGCCACTGATTAACCAGCTGCCTTTTGTTGAAATCGGACAAATTGCTTGGAAAACCAGTGCTTTATGGTCAAAAGTAGCCATTATTATGATTCAAGGTTGGTTAGGATTCCCGTATGTCTATGTTATGACCACTAGTATTTTGCAATCTATTCCAGAAGATTTGTATGAAGCTGCTAAAATTGACGGAGCTAGTGCCATTCAACGGTTTAAAGAAATTACCTTGCCGATGATCTTCATGGTGGCAGCTCCAACGTTTATCACACAATACACCGGAAACTTCAATAACTTTTCAATGATTTACCTCTTTAATGATGGAGGACCAGGAAGTGTTGGAGGAGGAGCAGGGGCAACTGATATTTTGATTTCGTGGATTTATAAATTGACGACCGGCACATCGCCGCAATATTCAATGGCTGCCGCAATCACGTTGATCATCTCTACACTTGTTATCGCAGTTTCGTTGCTTGTGTTCCGTAAAACAAAAGCTTTCAATATGGAGGATGCTTAA
- a CDS encoding extracellular solute-binding protein produces the protein MKKNNWKKYALGLVSASALVLAACSGSGTESSDSGSTNGGGSADGELHISVDAGYVDYVNDIKADFEKEHDVTIKVTERDMFEQLEALSLDGPAGSAPDVMMSAYDRIGPLGQQGHIAEVTLGNEEQYDDTDKAQVTIDGKIFGEPAVIETLVLYYNKDLIDQAPETFKDVEALAKDEKYDFAGEAGKNTGFLAKWTDFYFSYGLVAGYGGYVFGDNGTDPTDIGLNNDGAVEAITYATDWFQNVWPQGMKDITSSDAFITDQFLAGKVAAFIGGPWQAADLKEAGVNYGVATIPTLDNGEEYQAFGGGKGWVVSNYSKNKEVAQEWLDYVTTAENQNKFYDETNEIPANQESRMYATDQKDELTTAVIEQYQEAQPMPNIPEMAEVWTGAENLMFDAASGNKTPKESADDAVKLISESIEQKYTN, from the coding sequence ATGAAGAAGAATAATTGGAAGAAATATGCCTTAGGTTTAGTTTCGGCAAGTGCCTTGGTTTTGGCAGCTTGTAGTGGAAGCGGAACGGAATCATCAGATTCAGGATCAACAAACGGCGGCGGTTCTGCTGATGGAGAATTACATATATCCGTTGATGCAGGATATGTAGATTACGTTAACGATATCAAAGCAGATTTTGAAAAAGAACACGATGTAACCATTAAAGTGACTGAACGGGATATGTTTGAACAATTAGAAGCACTTTCATTGGATGGACCAGCTGGCAGCGCACCCGATGTTATGATGTCAGCTTATGACCGAATTGGACCTTTAGGACAACAAGGCCACATTGCTGAAGTGACGTTAGGCAATGAAGAACAATACGATGATACCGATAAAGCACAAGTAACCATTGACGGTAAAATTTTTGGCGAGCCGGCCGTTATTGAAACGTTAGTTCTTTACTACAACAAAGATTTAATCGATCAAGCTCCTGAAACGTTTAAAGATGTTGAAGCGTTGGCAAAAGACGAAAAATATGACTTTGCCGGAGAAGCTGGTAAAAATACTGGATTCTTAGCAAAATGGACTGACTTTTATTTCTCTTATGGTTTAGTCGCCGGGTATGGCGGATATGTCTTCGGAGATAATGGAACAGACCCTACAGATATTGGTTTAAACAATGATGGTGCAGTTGAAGCTATCACATATGCAACGGACTGGTTCCAAAATGTTTGGCCTCAAGGGATGAAAGATATCACTAGTTCAGATGCCTTTATTACAGATCAATTCTTAGCTGGTAAAGTTGCTGCATTTATTGGCGGACCTTGGCAAGCTGCTGATTTGAAAGAAGCAGGTGTCAACTACGGCGTAGCTACTATTCCAACTTTAGACAATGGAGAAGAATATCAAGCATTTGGCGGAGGAAAAGGTTGGGTTGTCAGCAACTACTCTAAAAACAAAGAGGTTGCGCAAGAATGGTTAGACTATGTTACTACTGCAGAAAATCAAAATAAATTTTATGATGAAACAAATGAAATTCCAGCAAACCAAGAATCTCGTATGTATGCTACCGATCAAAAAGATGAATTGACTACGGCAGTGATCGAGCAATACCAAGAAGCCCAACCAATGCCGAATATTCCAGAAATGGCTGAAGTTTGGACAGGTGCTGAAAACTTAATGTTTGATGCTGCTTCAGGAAATAAAACACCTAAAGAATCAGCCGATGATGCAGTGAAATTGATTTCCGAATCAATCGAACAAAAATACACGAATTAA
- a CDS encoding extracellular solute-binding protein has protein sequence MAYKGWKRLALRVVSASALLLLAACNGGGGDGETSTSGGDAGGSTTLKVDVDPRYTDYVNEIIPAFEKEHNVTIKITEKDMFDSIEALPLDGPAGIGTDVLVAPYDRIGILGQQGHLAEASLPDDGRYDEMDKKQVLSSDKVYGAPFVIETLVLFYNKDLLDTAPATFKDLEELSKDERFDFKNETGKNTAFLANWVTPYHYLGLITGYGGYVFGAEGTDTSDIGLNTPEAVEAITYASNWYQNIWPQGALDVTSAENFMNDQFTGEHTAAVINGPWGAASYKDANVNYGVSTIPTLPNGENYQPFAGGSGWTISSYSKNKELAQEWLDYVNNDENSQKLYEMSAEIPANQETRTAISKGDDELTNAVIEQYASSVPMPNIPEMEEVWTGTESMIFDAASGNKTPKEAADDAVQLIKDNIEQKYSTQ, from the coding sequence ATGGCTTATAAAGGATGGAAAAGGTTGGCTTTGAGGGTTGTCTCTGCAAGTGCTTTGCTGTTGTTGGCTGCTTGTAACGGAGGCGGAGGAGATGGAGAAACATCTACTAGCGGTGGAGATGCTGGAGGTTCTACCACTTTGAAAGTAGATGTAGATCCAAGATACACAGATTATGTTAATGAAATTATTCCGGCATTTGAAAAAGAACATAATGTTACCATCAAAATAACCGAAAAAGATATGTTTGATTCTATTGAAGCTTTGCCGCTTGATGGCCCTGCTGGAATCGGGACCGATGTTTTGGTTGCTCCTTATGACCGTATTGGGATTTTAGGGCAGCAAGGACACTTGGCAGAAGCGTCATTACCCGATGATGGGCGATACGATGAAATGGATAAAAAACAAGTACTTTCTTCGGATAAAGTCTATGGCGCACCATTCGTCATTGAGACATTAGTGCTATTTTATAATAAAGATCTCTTAGATACAGCACCAGCGACTTTTAAAGACTTGGAAGAGTTATCTAAAGATGAACGGTTTGATTTTAAAAATGAAACAGGTAAAAATACAGCCTTTTTAGCTAACTGGGTAACTCCGTATCATTATTTAGGCTTGATCACTGGATATGGAGGATACGTTTTTGGCGCAGAGGGTACGGATACATCAGATATTGGATTAAATACTCCTGAAGCAGTCGAAGCGATTACTTATGCTTCTAATTGGTATCAAAATATTTGGCCGCAAGGAGCACTAGATGTTACGAGTGCTGAAAACTTTATGAATGATCAATTTACTGGCGAACATACCGCAGCCGTTATTAATGGTCCATGGGGCGCAGCAAGCTATAAAGATGCAAATGTAAATTATGGAGTGTCCACGATTCCCACTTTGCCAAATGGTGAAAATTATCAACCTTTTGCCGGAGGATCAGGCTGGACCATCAGTAGTTATTCTAAAAATAAAGAACTTGCTCAAGAATGGTTAGACTATGTTAATAATGATGAAAATTCTCAAAAATTGTATGAAATGTCAGCTGAGATACCAGCAAATCAAGAGACAAGAACCGCTATCAGTAAAGGCGATGATGAATTAACGAACGCTGTAATTGAACAATACGCTTCATCAGTGCCAATGCCAAATATCCCTGAAATGGAAGAAGTTTGGACAGGAACAGAATCCATGATCTTCGATGCAGCTTCTGGTAATAAAACACCTAAAGAAGCAGCGGATGATGCTGTTCAATTGATTAAAGACAATATCGAGCAAAAATACAGTACTCAATAA
- a CDS encoding glycoside hydrolase family 13 protein, translating to METSAILHRPDSEYAYLYKEDEMHIRLRTKKGDVAKVGIISGDPYLHGVKKWYLDDAPMELLASTDIHDYWMIATGAEFKRLSYGFHIVGTDGIEVFYGDRGVFPYEEKYLEPANSFFRMPYFQEIDRFKSPDWVKETVWYQIFPERFANGDTSNDPEGTLPWDSKEHPTRDDFYGGDLQGVIDNLDYLVDLGINGIYFCPVFKATSNHKYDTTDYFEIDPDFGDKKTFKKLVDEAHKRGIRIMLDAVFNHMGMLSYQWEDVVKNEADSKYADWFHIHQFPVKLDESLTTEELENVGNVPYDTFAFTGHMPKLNTANPEVQDYLLEIAAYWIREFDIDAWRLDVANEVDHHFWKRFYQVTTDLKEDFYILGEIWHSSQSWLQGDEFHAVMNYAFTETIEDFFMKKRITAHKMVAGLNEQLMLYRQQTNEVMFNMLDSHDTARILTISAGNKDTVKSALAFTFAQNGSPCIYYGTEIGMDGFDDPDCRKCMVWDEAKQDLKMLAFTKELIAFRKEHQKLFSYGQLDWFDIRDEERVVGFKRILGEETLIAYFNQGEEDLELTLAEKPEGLLGHLAFVDNQLLSIKQNGFAIFKDR from the coding sequence ATGGAAACTTCAGCAATTTTACACCGGCCCGATAGTGAGTATGCTTATCTTTATAAAGAAGATGAAATGCACATTCGTTTACGAACTAAAAAAGGCGATGTTGCCAAAGTCGGAATTATTAGCGGGGACCCTTATTTACATGGGGTTAAGAAATGGTATTTAGATGATGCACCCATGGAGCTGCTTGCCAGTACGGATATACACGATTATTGGATGATTGCAACAGGTGCAGAGTTCAAACGGTTGTCTTATGGTTTTCATATCGTAGGTACTGACGGAATTGAAGTTTTTTATGGCGACCGTGGAGTCTTTCCTTATGAAGAAAAATATTTAGAACCGGCTAATTCATTTTTCAGAATGCCGTATTTTCAAGAAATCGACCGGTTCAAATCTCCAGATTGGGTCAAAGAAACTGTATGGTATCAAATTTTTCCTGAACGTTTTGCCAACGGGGATACAAGCAATGATCCGGAAGGCACATTGCCATGGGACAGTAAAGAACATCCGACCCGTGATGATTTTTACGGCGGAGATTTACAAGGTGTAATCGATAACCTAGATTACTTAGTTGATTTAGGTATCAACGGTATTTATTTCTGTCCAGTTTTTAAGGCGACTTCCAACCATAAATATGACACAACGGATTATTTCGAAATCGATCCTGATTTTGGAGATAAAAAAACGTTTAAAAAATTAGTTGATGAAGCTCACAAACGGGGCATTAGGATCATGTTAGATGCAGTTTTTAATCATATGGGCATGCTTTCTTATCAGTGGGAAGATGTCGTCAAGAATGAAGCAGATTCCAAATACGCTGATTGGTTCCATATCCACCAATTCCCAGTGAAATTAGACGAAAGTTTAACGACGGAAGAATTGGAGAATGTTGGCAATGTACCTTACGATACCTTTGCTTTTACGGGTCATATGCCAAAGTTAAATACAGCTAATCCAGAAGTACAAGATTATTTATTAGAGATTGCGGCCTATTGGATTCGTGAATTCGATATTGATGCTTGGCGCTTAGATGTTGCCAATGAAGTTGATCACCATTTCTGGAAACGATTCTACCAAGTTACGACTGATTTGAAAGAAGATTTTTATATCTTAGGCGAGATTTGGCATTCTTCACAAAGCTGGCTGCAAGGTGATGAGTTTCATGCGGTAATGAACTATGCTTTTACGGAAACCATTGAAGATTTCTTTATGAAAAAACGGATCACAGCCCACAAAATGGTTGCAGGTTTAAATGAGCAGTTGATGTTGTACCGCCAGCAAACCAATGAAGTGATGTTCAATATGCTGGATTCTCATGATACGGCACGTATTTTAACCATTAGTGCCGGCAATAAAGACACCGTTAAATCAGCATTAGCGTTCACATTTGCTCAAAATGGATCGCCTTGTATTTATTACGGAACGGAAATTGGAATGGACGGATTCGATGATCCGGATTGCCGTAAATGTATGGTTTGGGATGAAGCCAAGCAAGATTTGAAGATGCTGGCATTTACTAAAGAGTTGATTGCCTTTAGAAAAGAACACCAAAAACTATTCAGTTACGGACAACTAGATTGGTTTGATATCCGTGACGAAGAACGAGTTGTTGGATTCAAGCGCATTTTAGGAGAAGAAACGTTGATCGCTTACTTTAATCAAGGAGAAGAAGACTTAGAATTAACGTTAGCTGAAAAACCAGAAGGACTGTTGGGACATTTAGCATTTGTCGACAATCAATTGTTGTCCATCAAGCAAAACGGGTTTGCTATTTTTAAAGATCGTTAA
- a CDS encoding glycoside hydrolase family 13 protein: MSTKWWKEAIVYQVYPRSFKDSNADGIGDIPGLISQLDYIQALGVTMIWLNPIFISPQVDNGYDVADYCAIDPIFGTMQDVEELIEKAHQKGLKVIFDFVLNHTSDQHPWFQEALKGPDNLYRDYYLWADGKTNGQLPNNWASFFGGSVWEKEPAGDQYYFHLFAKEMPDLNWDNPEVQLAMLDNANFWLDKGIDGFRLDAFIHMDKADGYPDVPNVIDGELVLAEEYYANQPKVNHYMKTFAQALRERHPDVFLVGEAASANIDLAVNYSDPANEACDAVITFRYFPEEDARKDSRLPLTMQSGKLDIKAFKETMVEWQSKLADFGGPTLYWNNHDMARAVSRFGDSVNYRDNSSKMLATLMYLQKGMPFILNGEEIGMKNLEIPTIHEFAAPEAKGFYERALALGYSHEHILRELNATSKDASRGVMQWDDTSFAGFSEVPPWSGVNQEAGYHVAAQEADENSILHYYRKLLKYKQTPLFTKGIFKLIKTSDHLYCYERTLGNQTALVCCNLTDQPLFFDDDRFTKEDFTVLLANEHNSLEGHRGQLAPYGAVVLVFEPSEADELTEEQRINTF; encoded by the coding sequence ATGTCTACGAAATGGTGGAAAGAAGCAATTGTTTACCAAGTGTATCCGCGAAGTTTTAAGGATAGCAATGCTGATGGAATAGGCGATATTCCTGGGTTGATCAGTCAATTAGATTACATTCAGGCATTAGGCGTAACCATGATTTGGTTAAACCCAATTTTTATTTCGCCGCAAGTTGATAACGGTTACGATGTCGCCGATTATTGTGCGATCGATCCGATTTTTGGCACAATGCAAGATGTAGAAGAACTAATTGAAAAAGCTCATCAAAAAGGTCTTAAAGTTATTTTTGATTTTGTATTGAATCATACCTCAGATCAGCATCCTTGGTTCCAAGAAGCACTAAAGGGACCGGACAATCTATACCGTGATTACTATCTTTGGGCTGATGGCAAAACAAATGGTCAGCTGCCGAATAATTGGGCTTCTTTTTTTGGAGGCTCAGTTTGGGAAAAAGAACCTGCCGGTGATCAATATTATTTTCATTTATTTGCCAAGGAAATGCCTGATTTGAATTGGGATAACCCTGAAGTTCAATTAGCTATGTTAGATAATGCCAATTTTTGGTTGGATAAAGGCATAGACGGCTTTCGTTTAGATGCATTTATTCATATGGATAAAGCTGATGGTTACCCCGATGTGCCGAATGTCATTGATGGGGAATTGGTTTTAGCTGAAGAGTATTATGCGAATCAGCCGAAAGTGAATCATTATATGAAAACCTTCGCCCAAGCTTTACGCGAACGCCACCCAGATGTTTTTCTAGTAGGCGAAGCTGCTTCAGCCAATATTGATTTGGCGGTCAATTACTCTGATCCCGCTAATGAAGCTTGTGATGCCGTGATTACGTTTCGTTATTTCCCAGAAGAAGATGCTAGAAAAGATAGTCGTCTGCCGCTAACGATGCAGTCGGGTAAACTAGATATCAAGGCTTTTAAGGAAACGATGGTGGAGTGGCAATCAAAACTAGCGGATTTTGGCGGGCCTACATTGTATTGGAACAATCACGATATGGCTCGTGCCGTTTCGCGTTTTGGCGATAGCGTCAACTACCGTGACAACAGCAGTAAAATGTTAGCCACGTTGATGTATCTGCAAAAAGGGATGCCCTTTATTTTAAACGGCGAAGAAATTGGAATGAAAAATTTAGAAATCCCAACGATCCATGAATTTGCCGCCCCGGAAGCTAAAGGATTTTATGAAAGAGCTTTAGCTTTAGGCTATTCTCATGAACATATTTTACGTGAATTAAATGCCACGAGTAAAGACGCGAGCAGAGGAGTCATGCAATGGGACGATACTTCGTTTGCCGGCTTTTCAGAAGTGCCTCCATGGAGCGGTGTTAACCAAGAAGCGGGTTATCATGTAGCTGCACAAGAAGCAGATGAAAATAGTATTTTGCATTATTATCGTAAGCTATTGAAATACAAACAAACCCCTTTATTCACTAAAGGAATCTTTAAGTTAATAAAAACAAGTGATCATCTGTATTGTTATGAACGCACTTTGGGGAATCAAACAGCCCTAGTATGCTGCAACCTTACAGATCAGCCGCTATTTTTCGATGATGACCGGTTTACCAAAGAAGATTTTACAGTTTTGCTGGCAAATGAACACAATTCGTTAGAAGGTCATCGTGGTCAACTAGCTCCTTATGGGGCGGTAGTCTTAGTCTTTGAGCCTTCAGAAGCGGATGAATTAACTGAAGAGCAACGAATCAATACTTTTTAG
- a CDS encoding glycoside hydrolase family 13 protein — translation MVDQQLKWWKEAIVYQVYPRSFQDTDGNGVGDLAGVIQHLDYIQRLGANAIWLNPIFQSPQVDNGYDVSDYYAIDPIFGKMEDAEKLIEEAHKRGLKIIFDLVLNHTSIEHPWFQEALKGPDNPHRDFYIWHDAQPNGDLPNNWASIFGGSVWEKEPVGNQYYFHLFKKEMPDLNWDNPNVAKAMVDIGKFWLDKGVDGFRLDAFIHLDKLDDFPSEPALRDGELVSAQLINENLPNIKNYIQDLTSALRTVKPDVFILGEAASVNADLAVTYSDPQNDMCDVVISFMLFPEDHSVKDPRLPFNMQHAILDKKAFKKTMVEWQKKLDPFGGPALYWNNHDMARAVSRFGEVENYRENSSKMLATLMYLQKGIPFILYGEELGMQNMHHTNPQDFETPGATAFYAKSKALGYTEEHILMELNSTARDVSRGAMQWDDSEYAGFSSMAPWSGVNREVKFNVAAEEKNPDSILEYYRKILEYKKMPVFTEGTFHLFETKESLYSYERVLGDERAIVICNFSDTEERLQEDGIVEKEWRVLIQNNGNDVENNCVILAPYGAVVLLKETDSPKK, via the coding sequence ATGGTTGATCAGCAATTAAAGTGGTGGAAAGAAGCAATTGTTTATCAAGTATATCCTAGAAGCTTTCAAGATACAGATGGGAATGGAGTAGGAGATCTAGCAGGCGTTATTCAGCATTTAGATTATATCCAGCGGTTAGGCGCAAATGCGATTTGGTTGAACCCCATATTTCAATCTCCTCAAGTCGATAACGGGTACGATGTTTCAGATTATTATGCTATTGATCCTATTTTTGGGAAAATGGAAGACGCTGAAAAATTAATCGAAGAGGCTCACAAACGCGGGTTAAAAATTATTTTTGATTTAGTTTTAAATCACACATCGATAGAACACCCTTGGTTCCAAGAAGCTTTGAAAGGACCAGATAACCCTCATCGTGACTTTTACATTTGGCATGATGCTCAACCCAATGGTGATTTGCCCAACAATTGGGCTTCGATTTTCGGCGGTTCCGTTTGGGAAAAAGAACCGGTGGGAAACCAATACTATTTTCATTTATTTAAAAAAGAAATGCCAGATTTAAATTGGGACAATCCTAATGTCGCTAAAGCAATGGTCGATATCGGAAAATTCTGGTTAGATAAAGGTGTGGACGGGTTCCGGCTAGATGCTTTTATTCATCTAGATAAATTAGATGATTTTCCTAGTGAACCGGCACTGAGGGATGGAGAATTAGTCTCTGCACAACTCATCAATGAAAACCTGCCAAATATCAAAAATTATATTCAGGATTTAACCAGTGCTTTACGCACAGTTAAACCAGATGTTTTTATATTAGGCGAAGCTGCTTCTGTTAATGCGGACCTAGCCGTCACTTACTCAGACCCCCAAAACGATATGTGTGATGTCGTTATTTCCTTTATGTTGTTTCCAGAAGATCATTCGGTAAAAGATCCGCGTTTGCCGTTTAATATGCAGCATGCTATTTTGGACAAAAAAGCCTTTAAAAAAACCATGGTAGAATGGCAAAAGAAATTAGATCCTTTTGGGGGACCAGCGCTCTATTGGAACAACCATGATATGGCGCGAGCAGTCTCACGTTTTGGGGAAGTTGAAAATTACCGAGAAAACAGCAGTAAAATGCTGGCGACTTTGATGTATCTTCAAAAAGGCATCCCTTTCATTTTATATGGAGAAGAACTGGGTATGCAAAACATGCACCATACAAATCCGCAAGATTTTGAAACACCTGGTGCGACAGCTTTTTATGCTAAATCTAAAGCTCTTGGCTACACTGAAGAGCATATCTTAATGGAGTTAAACAGTACGGCGCGGGATGTAAGCCGAGGAGCAATGCAGTGGGACGATTCGGAGTATGCTGGATTTTCTAGCATGGCCCCATGGAGCGGAGTGAACCGTGAAGTAAAATTCAATGTAGCAGCAGAAGAAAAAAATCCTGACAGCATCTTAGAGTATTACCGTAAAATATTAGAGTATAAAAAAATGCCTGTCTTTACAGAGGGAACATTTCATCTTTTTGAAACCAAAGAAAGCCTTTATTCTTATGAAAGAGTTTTAGGCGATGAACGTGCGATTGTCATTTGTAATTTTTCCGATACAGAAGAAAGGTTGCAAGAAGATGGTATTGTTGAAAAAGAATGGCGCGTTTTGATCCAAAATAACGGCAATGATGTTGAAAACAATTGTGTCATATTAGCTCCTTATGGCGCCGTTGTTCTTTTAAAAGAAACCGATTCGCCTAAAAAATAA